A single Flavobacterium sp. 1 DNA region contains:
- a CDS encoding ribonucleoside-diphosphate reductase subunit alpha, whose translation MYVVKRDGHKEPVMFDKITERIKKLCYGLNELVDPVKVAMRVIEGLYDGVSTSELDNLAAETAASMTIAHPDYAQLAARIAISNLHSNTKKSFSETMNEMYHYINPRTNQESPLLAEEVHKVIMENAEFLDSHIIYNRDFNYDYFGFKTLERSYLLKINGKIVERPQHMLMRVSVGIHLDDLKSVLETYDLMSKKFFTHATPTLFNAGTPKPQMSSCFLLAMQDDSIDGIYDTLKQTAKISQSAGGVGLSIHNVRATGSYIRGTNGTSNGIVPMLRVFNDTARYVDQGGGKRKGSFAIYIETWHADIFDFLDLKKNTGKEEMRARDLFFAMWTSDLFMKRVQEDSTWTLMCPNECPGLYDVYGEEFEALYTDYEFRGKGRKTIKARELWEKILESQIETGTPYMLYKDAANRKSNQKNLGTIRSSNLCTEIMEFTSSDEVAVCNLASISLPMFIENGAFNHQLLFDVTKRVTRNLNRVIDRNYYPVKEAENSNMRHRPIGLGVQGLADAFIMLRLPFTSDEAKTLNQEIFETLYFAACTASMEMAIEEGPYSTFKGSPMSNGEFQHNLWGMKDEELSGRWDWASLRKEVVKNGVRNSLLVAPMPTASTSQILGNNEAFEPYTSNIYTRRVLSGEFIVVNKHLLHDLVRLGLWNDNLKQEIMRHNGSVQNIDIIPQDLKELYKTVWEMSMKDIIDMSRQRGYFVDQSQSLNLFMQDANYSKLTSMHFYAWQSGLKTGMYYLRTKAAVDAIKFTLNNDKKEEAIPDSKPQARVLEAVEVQAQMTPEEYRAMIELAKNAGPEDCEMCGS comes from the coding sequence ATGTACGTTGTAAAAAGAGACGGCCACAAAGAGCCTGTAATGTTTGATAAAATTACAGAGAGAATTAAAAAGTTATGTTATGGCTTGAACGAATTGGTTGATCCAGTTAAAGTTGCTATGCGTGTTATTGAAGGTTTGTATGATGGGGTTTCTACATCCGAACTGGATAATCTTGCTGCAGAAACTGCTGCTTCTATGACAATTGCTCACCCAGATTATGCACAATTGGCCGCTCGTATTGCGATATCAAATTTACATTCAAACACCAAAAAATCATTCTCGGAAACGATGAATGAAATGTATCACTATATCAATCCAAGAACTAATCAAGAGTCGCCATTATTGGCTGAAGAGGTTCATAAAGTGATTATGGAAAATGCCGAATTTTTGGATTCGCATATCATTTACAATAGAGATTTTAACTACGATTATTTTGGTTTTAAAACGCTTGAACGTTCGTATTTATTAAAAATAAACGGAAAAATAGTGGAGCGTCCGCAACACATGCTGATGCGTGTTTCTGTTGGGATTCACCTTGACGATTTAAAATCGGTATTGGAAACTTATGACTTAATGTCTAAAAAATTCTTTACCCACGCAACTCCAACTTTATTTAACGCAGGTACTCCAAAACCTCAAATGTCTTCTTGCTTCCTTTTGGCAATGCAGGATGACAGTATTGATGGTATTTATGATACTTTAAAACAAACAGCAAAAATCTCGCAATCAGCTGGCGGAGTTGGACTTTCTATCCATAATGTTCGTGCAACGGGTTCTTATATTCGTGGTACAAACGGTACTTCAAACGGAATTGTGCCAATGTTGAGAGTTTTTAACGATACAGCTCGTTATGTAGATCAAGGTGGAGGAAAAAGAAAAGGGAGTTTTGCAATTTATATCGAAACTTGGCATGCCGATATTTTCGACTTTCTGGATTTGAAAAAGAATACAGGTAAAGAAGAGATGCGTGCCAGAGATTTATTCTTCGCGATGTGGACTTCTGATTTATTCATGAAACGTGTTCAGGAAGATTCTACTTGGACTTTGATGTGTCCTAACGAATGTCCAGGTTTGTATGATGTGTATGGCGAAGAATTCGAAGCTTTATATACCGATTATGAATTTAGAGGAAAAGGTAGAAAAACCATCAAAGCACGTGAATTATGGGAGAAAATCCTTGAGTCACAAATTGAGACTGGAACGCCTTATATGTTGTATAAAGATGCAGCCAACAGAAAATCAAACCAAAAAAATCTAGGAACTATTCGTTCATCGAATTTGTGTACCGAGATTATGGAATTCACTTCAAGTGATGAGGTGGCGGTTTGTAATTTGGCTTCTATTTCTTTACCGATGTTTATCGAGAATGGAGCTTTTAATCATCAATTATTATTTGATGTAACTAAACGAGTGACTCGTAACTTGAACAGAGTAATCGACAGAAACTACTATCCTGTAAAAGAAGCCGAAAATTCCAATATGCGTCACAGACCAATCGGTCTTGGAGTACAAGGTCTTGCTGATGCTTTCATCATGTTACGTTTGCCTTTTACAAGTGACGAAGCTAAAACATTAAACCAAGAAATATTCGAAACCCTTTACTTTGCTGCCTGTACCGCATCTATGGAAATGGCAATAGAAGAAGGTCCATATTCTACTTTCAAAGGTTCTCCAATGTCAAACGGTGAATTCCAGCACAATTTGTGGGGAATGAAAGACGAAGAGTTATCAGGAAGATGGGACTGGGCTTCGCTTAGAAAAGAAGTGGTGAAAAACGGAGTTCGTAACTCATTATTGGTTGCGCCAATGCCAACGGCTTCGACTTCTCAAATTTTGGGTAACAACGAAGCATTTGAACCTTATACTTCAAATATTTACACAAGACGTGTACTATCTGGAGAATTTATCGTAGTGAACAAACATTTATTACACGATTTAGTAAGACTTGGATTGTGGAATGATAACTTGAAACAAGAAATCATGCGTCACAACGGATCGGTGCAGAACATTGATATAATTCCGCAAGATTTGAAGGAGTTGTATAAAACTGTTTGGGAAATGTCAATGAAAGATATCATCGATATGTCTCGTCAAAGAGGATATTTTGTAGATCAGTCACAATCGCTGAACTTGTTCATGCAGGACGCCAATTATTCTAAATTGACATCTATGCACTTCTATGCTTGGCAGTCTGGATTGAAAACCGGAATGTACTACTTGAGAACCAAAGCAGCGGTTGATGCTATTAAGTTTACGTTGAACAACGATAAAAAAGAGGAAGCTATTCCTGATTCTAAACCACAAGCAAGAGTTCTTGAAGCCGTTGAGGTGCAAGCTCAAATGACTCCTGAAGAATACAGAGCAATGATTGAATTAGCTAAAAATGCTGGCCCGGAAGATTGCGAAATGTGTGGGTCTTAA